The following coding sequences are from one Vicugna pacos chromosome 11, VicPac4, whole genome shotgun sequence window:
- the RPS24 gene encoding small ribosomal subunit protein eS24 isoform X3, with the protein MNDTVTIRTRKFMTNRLLQRKQMVIDVLHPGKATVPKTEIREKLAKMYKTTPDVIFVFGFRTHFGGGKTTGFGMIYDSLDYAKKNEPKHRLARHGLYEKKKTSRKQRKERKNRMKKVRGTAKANVGAGKK; encoded by the exons ATG AATGACACAGTAACTATCCGGACCAGGAAGTTCATGACCAACCGACTACTTCAGCGGAAACAAATG GTTATTGATGTCCTTCACCCTGGGAAGGCAACAGTACCTAAGACAGAAATTCGGGAAAAACTAGCCAAAATGTACAAGACCACGCCAGATGTCATCTTTGTATTCGGATTCAGAACTCATTTTGGTGGTGGCAAGACAACTGGCTTTGGCATGATTTATGATTCCTTGGATTACGCGAAGAAAAATGAACCCAAACACAGGCTTGCAAGA CATGGCCTATATGAGAAGAAAAAGACCTCAAGGAAACAGCGAAAGGAACGGAAGAACAGGATGAAGAAAGTCAGGGGGACTGCAAAGGCCAATGTTGGTGCTGGCAAAAAG TGA
- the RPS24 gene encoding small ribosomal subunit protein eS24 isoform X1, which translates to MNDTVTIRTRKFMTNRLLQRKQMVIDVLHPGKATVPKTEIREKLAKMYKTTPDVIFVFGFRTHFGGGKTTGFGMIYDSLDYAKKNEPKHRLARHGLYEKKKTSRKQRKERKNRMKKVRGTAKANVGAGKKKE; encoded by the exons ATG AATGACACAGTAACTATCCGGACCAGGAAGTTCATGACCAACCGACTACTTCAGCGGAAACAAATG GTTATTGATGTCCTTCACCCTGGGAAGGCAACAGTACCTAAGACAGAAATTCGGGAAAAACTAGCCAAAATGTACAAGACCACGCCAGATGTCATCTTTGTATTCGGATTCAGAACTCATTTTGGTGGTGGCAAGACAACTGGCTTTGGCATGATTTATGATTCCTTGGATTACGCGAAGAAAAATGAACCCAAACACAGGCTTGCAAGA CATGGCCTATATGAGAAGAAAAAGACCTCAAGGAAACAGCGAAAGGAACGGAAGAACAGGATGAAGAAAGTCAGGGGGACTGCAAAGGCCAATGTTGGTGCTGGCAAAAAG AAGGAGTAA
- the RPS24 gene encoding small ribosomal subunit protein eS24 isoform X2 yields the protein MNDTVTIRTRKFMTNRLLQRKQMVIDVLHPGKATVPKTEIREKLAKMYKTTPDVIFVFGFRTHFGGGKTTGFGMIYDSLDYAKKNEPKHRLARHGLYEKKKTSRKQRKERKNRMKKVRGTAKANVGAGKKK from the exons ATG AATGACACAGTAACTATCCGGACCAGGAAGTTCATGACCAACCGACTACTTCAGCGGAAACAAATG GTTATTGATGTCCTTCACCCTGGGAAGGCAACAGTACCTAAGACAGAAATTCGGGAAAAACTAGCCAAAATGTACAAGACCACGCCAGATGTCATCTTTGTATTCGGATTCAGAACTCATTTTGGTGGTGGCAAGACAACTGGCTTTGGCATGATTTATGATTCCTTGGATTACGCGAAGAAAAATGAACCCAAACACAGGCTTGCAAGA CATGGCCTATATGAGAAGAAAAAGACCTCAAGGAAACAGCGAAAGGAACGGAAGAACAGGATGAAGAAAGTCAGGGGGACTGCAAAGGCCAATGTTGGTGCTGGCAAAAAG AAATGA